From Halanaerobiales bacterium:
ATTAAGGAGGTGTTGGTCCTTCAGTATAGGGGCCTATTTATGGAAGATCAAAGACAGTGGTATGTAGTCCATACTTATACTGGTCATGAAAATAAAGTTAAGAAAAATCTTGAAAAGAGAATTGAAACAACTGGTATGGAAAATAAAATATTTAGAATACTTGTTCCAACTGAGAAGAAAACCACTAAAAGAGGTGGGAAAAAGAAAGTTGTAGATAAAAGAGTGTTTCCTGGATATGTACTGGTAGAAATGATCATGGATGATAATTCCTGGTATGTAGTTAGAAATACACCCGGTGTAACTGGTTTTGTTCGAAGTGGAACCAAACCTTTGCCATTACAGCCTGATGAAGTTGACCATA
This genomic window contains:
- the nusG gene encoding transcription termination/antitermination protein NusG is translated as MEDQRQWYVVHTYTGHENKVKKNLEKRIETTGMENKIFRILVPTEKKTTKRGGKKKVVDKRVFPGYVLVEMIMDDNSWYVVRNTPGVTGFVRSGTKPLPLQPDEVDHILGGMGVKKDEIQVDFEEGDKVKVTEGPFEEFVGIVQEIHPKQGKAKVSVSMFGRETPMELEFSQIEKI